Genomic segment of Streptomyces sp. NA02950:
ACCTGGATCCGGCTGTGACCGGCCCGCGTCCGCTGATCGCCGTTCCGGCCCGTTTCTCCGCCACCACCTCGGCCCTGCGCTTCGCCGCCGAGGTGACCGCCCGTGCCCTGGCCGAGGCGGTCTGGAGGGCCGGCGGCGAACCCGCAACCATCCACCCCCACGCGCCCGGCGGCACCGCCGACCCCGCCGAAGTGGCCGCCCGCCTCGAGCGGTTCGACGGGGTGCTGCTGCCCGGCGGCGGCGATCTGGACCCCCGCCGCTACGGCGGCGGTCCGGCCCACACCAGCGTCTACGACGTGGACGGCGAACAGGACGGCTTCGACCTCGAACTGGCCCGCCGGGCACTGGAGTCCGGAGTGCCGCTGCTCGCGGTCTGCCGGGGTCTCCAGGTGGTCAACACCGTGCTCGGCGGCACCCTCGAACAGGACATGGGCGGCCAGGACCGCGACCACCGCCATCTGGTGCACCCGGTGGCCCTGCGCCCCGGGTCGCTCGTGGCGCGGGCCACCGGCGCCGAGAAGGTGGACGTCTCCTGCTACCACCACCAGCGCACCGACCGCCTCGGCGCCGGGCTCGAGGTCACCGCCACCGCGGCCGACGGCACCGTGGAGGCATGCGAACGGCCCAC
This window contains:
- a CDS encoding gamma-glutamyl-gamma-aminobutyrate hydrolase family protein, with the translated sequence MTGPRPLIAVPARFSATTSALRFAAEVTARALAEAVWRAGGEPATIHPHAPGGTADPAEVAARLERFDGVLLPGGGDLDPRRYGGGPAHTSVYDVDGEQDGFDLELARRALESGVPLLAVCRGLQVVNTVLGGTLEQDMGGQDRDHRHLVHPVALRPGSLVARATGAEKVDVSCYHHQRTDRLGAGLEVTATAADGTVEACERPTARGWFTAVQWHPEDTAHRDPAQQGLFDALVRAARERS